In Acanthopagrus latus isolate v.2019 chromosome 6, fAcaLat1.1, whole genome shotgun sequence, the genomic window TTACAGTGTACATTTTTCAATGAATCCTAAGGTCAcatattattgtttattcataagaaatgtgtgtttagaGCAGTGTGATTATTAATAGATTTCAGGCAATAACATCTGACAGAATTATCAATGATATGAGGATGGTGGGCAAGGAGGGAAGTTTTAGGAACAGTCTGTACCCATACATTGAAGATCAGGCccttggtgttttttttttgttttttttgtcaagcgCCAATGACAGGTCCCactgacatgaaaatgtgactAGAAACAAAACTAGAAAGTGATTGCATCCGAGTGTGACATTGCAAaggttttgaaatgaaaaactgtaCACAGATGTGGGAGACCAGCTTAAGAGAGACTAATTTGTGTTGCTTTGCTGAAAGCTTATCCAATTGCTCTGATGAGAAAGCATTAAACCCCAGAGGGCCTTCTTCACTGTGATTATATATAGCATTGCAACGGACTGAAGGTTATAAGAGCTTTGACGGAAAGGTTAAGAGCACATGTAACACAGTGTCTGACAAATATTAAATAGTACAGCAGTGATTTTTATAAAGAAAGAGGTAGGTGGCATGGcctactttttaaaatactcGCTTAGTTATGAACACAATAATGAAGGTCAGAATTAagtgttgtgaaaatgttttgttatttcttgCTTGAATTGAATCTGACCTGTGTCTGATTGTGGTCATTGGCACACTGTCTTGTCGTCTAAATGCTGAGTTAGCTAAGCTGTGATGGCCAGCAGCCATTGTACAAGGTGTGACTAGCAACCAGGGGACAGGGAACCTGCCTGATAAACAGAATATGTAAATAGGGTGGATGAGTGGCCACATTTCCAGGAAAGGGAAGTGATGACGCAGTGGAACGGGCTGAGGGGAGGACGCAAACAGGATGCTATCTGCTGTGGCTTCCTGTGCAATTTTAGAAATCAGATTTTCCCATGAATTTCTGTGAAAGCAAACATATAAACATCTCGTGCTTTTTTTCTTAGGAAGTAGATCAGCGTTGTTAATATCAAGTTATATCGAGACATCCACAGTTCatgaccttttttaaaatctttttctgttttcaggagATGTTGAGACACTGACGCGCCACTAGACCTTGGATGGAGCTTGACTGGGGCTTGTACTGGTCAAGGTGAGCATGTGTTATATGTAGAGTAACaaacacgtatacacacaccCTAGGTGGACAGTCCATTAAAAATTCAGACCAGTTTTAACTATGAGATGTAGTATTTCTCACATtggcagctgcagtttgtgtacCTGATGGGTTGTACAACACATCTCATATTGTCCCTGAGCAAGTGTCATGTTGTCAAGTGAAGCTGATTCAGTTTGGTGGCATACTGCCAGGCCTGTTGAGACTGCTCTGTGGTTGTGGTGGGCTGCTGTTGCTCAGTCTGTCGCTCTGCTAGAGAGGTGTTGTCTGCTTGGGTTGTCAGTTTTTAGATTTCAGTCACGTCAAACTTTAAGAAATTCCAAAATGTCAGTGGGAGTGAATTAATAAAATATGCTATTGTAAATGAAAAGAATGGTAAGTTTTAAATCCCATGAAATGATAGTTGTTCTGGTAAAGTTTCAGgtaacaaaaatactttttataaGGACATTGCATTTATTCAAGTTTTCCGTATGGCTTCCCCATGACGACAGTAGAAACTGTGCTTGACCACTGTGCATTCCGTCTTTTCATTAAGACCCCCAGCAGCCCCCAGCTCTGCTGTTTGTCCGTTTCAGGATGTGAGGCTGACTGAGGGCTGATGTCATCTCTCTCCATTGCTGCAGAGGTGAGCCTTAGGACAGAAAccaggagggaaggaagaaCGAGAGAAGGGAAGGCAGTGAGGGTCACAGTCAGAGCAGGATGGGCAGATTTAGAGAGGGGTGGTGAAAGGTAGACAGACAAGAAGCATGCGGTGCAGATTTATGGCCCAGAGTGCGTGTCTGAGACTTGGTGCTCTTCTTGTAGAAGTAGTAGTGGTGGTGGGTGACTGGGCTGCATGTCCTAGCCTGCTGTTGCAGAGCAGGGGTTGCATAATGGCTCCCATCCGTTCTTTTCCACTCTGGAATAAGCTCACTCTGTGTTCAagagtgcttgtgtgtgtgtgcagacacaaaGTCCAGGATAGGCTTGTAGTTGAACAGTCTGGTGGCACAGCCACACGCGAGAGCTTTGTGTGTCTCTGGGTGGGAATAGGAAAGAGCAGTGACCTTAAAGGCTGGGTACAGAGGTTTCCTCTAACATGAACTCTGAGGGGGTCAGACACAGGGCAATGCCAGAGCAAGAAAACAAGGGCAGGGTCCTCAGCCCAGTACTACTACAcccagggagggagggagagacgggaggGGCTGTCTTAGGGATGGTATGGGGGGAAACGGCAGTAAAAACCTATTGGAAGAAAGAACGGATGTAGCCTAGTATGGAGAGTAAAGAGAATGCGGAAGAGGGATAATTCTCATTAGTCCCTGAAATGTGCTGTGGAACCTCGCCTGGATTGTAACTAGGCTGCACAAGCTTCAGCAGTGTTCAGTTTTTCCCTGTGCAGACCCAGGCATTTAGACAAAGAGACAGGCTGCTGGTGAATATGTGCCTTGCTGGGACAGTAGCTCCTAGCACTGATCTTCCTTCCAGACGCCGCTGCGACATGCCTGAGCATGTAAGCATACTGGAAAAAGGTTTGTATATgcagtgtgtacgtgtgttgtCGCTGCTAGCAGAGTGGTTTCATTCTAGCGGGCAGGCTGGCTGAACGCAGGATGACCCATCTCCCCTGAGGCTCCAAATCactacatcatcatcagtcGCTCTTTGCAGTGGAACAGATGAGATTTCAATCCCATCGAGCAGTAAGCAGGAACCAAGGCTGCTGTACTAACTGGATAGTGTATTCTCATAAATCTGTAGGAATCTACAATCTGCTCTTCCCTCAGAAGTCACTTCATTTATATCCGTCATCAGTAGCTCTGGGATTTTTCAAAATTTGACTGAATTTGGCAGTATCCCTCAGTGGACTTTTGAGGGAACTTTCCAATCCACACTCAACCTTTGTTTAGATTGTACAACACATATATGTGTAGAATGTATAAAAGCACTCCCAGTTCAGTCTTCTTGATCATGTTGCACTGTTGGCgggtgtgtttacatgtatataCGATGTGTGTGCTTTCAGGTGCTGATATGCGCTGAAGATGAGTGGCATAGGAGACAACTCGTTGGAGCCACTGTGCTCCGACCGCAAACGTAAACTGTCGACCTGTGACACACCAGGTTTAGGGTGAGTGCTGTAAATTTTTGTTAAGTGTCAATCACATACCAGTCCACTTTGTCTGCTGCTGGTGTCAATGTCAGCAAGTGCACTGGGTCAGTTCCTTCCTCCTGACCTCACATAAAGATTCCTACCCTCCTGGTCCAAATGTGTGTCTACTACTCGCAAAATATCTAAAGTATCTGAGCCCCTGCCGTATGGCCTGCATACATCCGTTTGGGGGCATGGGGAGGTGAGGTTGTCATGGTAACATGTCTAATCCCTTTTGCGCCCCGGCAGGTGTGACAAGCGTCGGAGAGAACAGGAGAGCAAGTACATTGAAGAGCTGGCTGAGCTCATCTCTGCCAACCTCTCCAACATCGACAGCTTCAATGTCAAGCCTGACAAATGTGCCATCCTCAAGGAGACCGTGAGACAGATCAGACAAATCAAAGAGCAAGGTACCAGCAGTGCGCAGATTGCACCCATACACTCCTGGTCATAAACAAAGCCACATACAAAACATATAATTTGTACCCTGCTGCAGGACAGATGATGCCACTGATGAAGTGGTGTGTTTGGTTCATGGCCAGGCTGCTTCAGAGTGACAGCCACTCTGGCTGTTTGTATTGCTGGGGGTAAACGAACACCAGTAATTGAAACCGATCCTTGGTAGTCATGGCTCAAGGCTGCCAGTGACAGTGTGTATCTGTTAGTGCCAAATGCTGCCTCTCTCTGGGAGGTTGTTGGGAGACACTGGTGATTCAGAAATCAGACCTTAAAGAGAATCACTCTGTACCTTTCTCCAGTCATTTGGCAAATTAGACACAAAGGAGGATATTTTCTTGCACCAGTTATAGCTCATTTGAGATTAGATATGCGAGGTTAAGTGGGTAAGGATGAGAAAGAGCGAGCAATCACACTAGAATCTACCCAGAGGGTCACAGCTGGCTACTGCTGGCCCGGGTGTTATGCAGCCAGGTTGCTATAGTTACAGGGCGGGAATGATGGacaaccagtgtttttttttccttctcttttctttctcttgcccATTTAACACACAGTTTCCCTACTCTTGTTTACACATGTTTGCATCATATTCTCAGGtgtctcctttttctctgtcagtcatttctttctcagttctgtttttcttgtgcagTCTAGTTTAGGGTAGAAATGGAATTAAATCCAGTGTCACATTATTTGCCAACTTGCTCAACGCCACAGATGACCCCTATTTAGAGTGGTATCTAACAAAGCCTTAGACACatgctgattttaaaaatagaaaggCATGCTAACCATGCATCCATGGCTcatgctgccacctgctggtcagtgaaaaacaaacgtACTTTGTCTTAATGTCTAGGGAAACAGACAACTGGAAATCATAGAAAGGTTGCCATGAAAGTATGATGTACAGTATGATCAGGGAAAATActataaaaataacatttttcataGTGTGGCTGAAAACAAAGCTGCAAAGTACAACATTGATAAACAGTCAAAGGAGAAGAAATAGCTGTCGTAAATATCTCTTCATCAGTAGTGTGATGTGCTTCCTCTGTCCTCAGGAAAGAGCTCGTGCAGTGATGACGATGTCCAGAAGGCTGATGTGTCCTCCACTGGTCAAGGGGTCATTGACAAGGACCATCTGGGACCGCTGCTCCTACAGGTCAGCTTACGGACAATCAACAGGGGGCAAAACTCCAACTCCTGCTGTTCTATATGCTTGACTGTCATTGCTCACTTTTAGTTGATTGAAAAGTCCCAGCTGGGTTGTAAAAGACCTACAGCCATAATCAAAAAAGGTGTTCTTTATGTTGTTATTTGCTTTAAGTCTTCCTCCATTCATGTCTCATTTTTGTGGCCCTGCTGTTTTTTAGGCATTGGAtggcttcctgtttgtggtTAACCGAGAGGGCAGCATCGTATTTGTGTCAGACAACGTGACGCAGTATCTACAGTACAAGCAGGAGGAGCTTATCAATACCAGTGTGTACAACATCATCCAtgatgaggacagagaggagttCCACAAGAATCTACCGAAGTCCAATGGTGAGACATGGGTTTATACATGACTGGGTGTAAACACATACAAGATCAGATGTTCCATAATATACACTCAAGTGCGGGCCCTcttgcacacatgcacataaatgaTTTAACATGTGAATATCTGTTGCCTGTTCATCTCCACAGCACCAAATGGGGCATCATGGGGTGGAGAGGCACCCCGGCAGAAGAGCCATACCTTTAACTGTCGTATGCTGGTGAACTTTGTTCATGGTCAGAGTCATGGGATGACAGAAGAGAGGCCTGTAGGCCAACGCTATGAGACAATGCAGTGTTTTGCACTCACTCAGCCAAGGGCcatgatggaggagggagaaggtAAAATTATTGTTAACAGCCTTGAACTTCTTGAACTTCTtgaacttgtttgtttgttttgtgtttgtttgtttgtttgtttgtttgtttgttataaCACTTAAAGATGGCACAGTGTTTAACATGTACATTTGTTCATGCAGAGGATTAGATTTGAAGTAGTGGTAGGCTTACACATGTGTTGCTATGGGCTGCACTGTATTTATTAGTCAAGTTGTACTCAAATAAATGCTAGTAAGCTTTTGTAtgcctttcttctcctctggtACAGTCAAATAAGGACTTAACAATATGTTGTCTTTTCTTATCAGATTTGCAGTCATGTATGATATGTGTGGCACGACGCATCATTGCAGTAGAGAGGACGGAGAGGTTTAGCACTCGTCATGAACTGTCTGGTAAGTTGCCACTGTGTTACAACTAATAGATGAAGGTACTTTCCCATAGTGTGGTAAGTATATGTACTTAGGTACCCATTCAGATATGCCATTATTATTAGTACTGATATGACAATGTGACTTTCGAGCCATGTCGTTCTAGTTACTTAAAGCTGTACACCATAGAGTCGCAATACACTCTATTAGGAATATACACCAGcaataaaataatttcctttttaCCACCATTATACATTACTGTTTGTGTAACTGGAATGATACATCTTCTCCTGCAGGTAAACTGATCGAAATTGAACAGCAAAGCACTCTTCACACCACAATGCGTCCAGGCTGGGAGGACCTAGTCAGGCGCTGCATGCAGATGTTCCTCCATCGAAGTGAGGGACAACCCTGGTCCTACAAACGCCACTATCAAGATGGTATGTagtcccccccaccaccaccactaccatTTTACTTTCCTTGTATACTTTACACACCCTGTTTTGCATGTGGATATATTACCTACAGTTCGAGCATGGTCACAGAAAGTTAGGATCTATTATGATGGGTGTGGGGCATGTTTACGCATTGTCAAGGAAGCTACAATCATAACAGCATACAGGGAATGTTCGAGAACTCAAGTCACCTCAGGATAATGTTTGGTATGTCAGACACGGCCCCTCGAGATGAATAAGGCTCAAACCATTAATGAAAAATTTCCAGTATAACAGGAAACCAGATTTGTGAGACTCATTGAATAACAATCTTGACTTTATGGGGTGTGACAGAGGATAAACATACAGGGTACCTGTTACTTCCACATTAAATAGTAAACTGCACTGAccaataatattttatttatttatatattttttcccccctaaacTCAGCTTTGTCATCGCGATATGTATCATCATGTAGGTGATGATAAAGACTGTTCAAAATATCTACATTTAATTTTCAGTATTGTTGATttagagttttgttttgttttgttcttgccCATCTGGCCTTCTTtgtcaaaatattaaagttttaATTGCTTGTTAGTCCAGTcagcttcacaataaaatctTTTAGAAAATTGAACACTCAAAGGCTTTTTAATACTGTAGCAGCTACACGGAAGTTCAATTTGTTACCTGTCATATTAACCAAAGGTTAACTCTAATATTTATGACGGTAGGTCAGGTTTCATAATTGGGAAATATAACTGACGTGCCTAGAATGAAGAGgtacacaaacagctgtgtgtgagacaaGACTCATTGTAGTTCTAACTTCCAACATATTATTAAGTTGAGGCAAACATTTTACCGTGCCCTTTTattgtgtggggaaaaaagatcTGTGTCACCACATCACAAGCTAAATAGATAAGTTGCTACCAGAACCAGCTGTTGTACAAGCGTTCTTGCTTTCTTGTGTTAATGTGGGCTttcattcatctttttcatGCTCCAGCTTTCCATAACGGCCATGCAGAGACCCCACTCTACCGCTTCTCGCTCTCTGATGGCACCCCAGTCACAGCCCAGACCAGAAGTGACCTCTGCAGGAATCCCAACACCAATGAGCCGCACTCTTTCCTCTCCACACACTTGCTACAAAGGTGCAGATGCTGTAACACTTACTACGAGAACtgtgttgtatgtgtttttactctgctctgttttgaatatttgctattttttgtatttttcttgtagGGAGCAGAACAGTTATCGTGGAAACCAGGGTGGAGGCATGAGGCCCCAAAATATGGGTGTGAACAATCCCAACCAACAGATGAACATGGGTCCAGGAGGGGGCATGGGCATGAACAGGGGCTACAGCATGGCTGAACAGGGCAATATGCCACAAAGAGGAGTGCCTCCATACACTGGGGGCAACCGCATGAATCCTATGAACCAGATGAATCCCATGCATCAGATGAATCAAATGAATTCAATGCATCAGATGAACAACATGGGTCAGATGAATCAGATGAATTCCATGCATCCAATGAATTCGCCTATGAACTCAATGAACCAAATGGGGCCCATGAATCAGATGAGCCACCACGGCAtgcatcaacagcagcaccaacatcAGCAGATGGGTCAGTAccatggaggtggaggtggaccTGGAGGTGGAGGATACGGAATGGGAATGACCAGTCCCCCTCAGGCTAGTCCAGGGATTAATGCCCCCCCACACAACGTCATGAGTTCACCAAGAGTCCGAGGAAGCCCCAAGATGGGTGCCAGTCCTTTTTCTCCTGGAGGTATGAATCAAACTTATCGAGAATTCATGAAAAGAATTGGCAGCTTTTAGAATGCATGATTTAGACTTACTAGTTCTTAAATCTACTGGCATTTGTGTTGATAAATACATGGATCTATAACATGACTTTTGTTATTCCATTACAGGTATGAACTCTCCTATGAGCTCCAGTCATCCTGGTAATTCTGGCGGAGGAGGCAcctccttctccagcagctccttgaATGCCCTCCAAGCCATTAGTGAGGGAGTGGGCAATCCAATGCCCTCCCCACTCACCTCTCCACCCCCCCACAAGCCTGACAGTTCCCCAAGCATCAACTCCACCAACCAGGGTGCAGGGGGACCCTGTAAACTCCCAGCCTACTCTGACTCAAAGAGCCCAGGCAGCTTACTAGGggctggaggagagcagcagcatccaCACACCCCCACCAGCGAGGGCCCTCCTGACAAGCCAGACAGCCAGGCCAGCAGAGAGGTGGGTCCGACTGGGGGAGAATCCAACCGAAGGGTCCCTGACAACAAGTGCCACAAGAAGCTGCTGCAACTCCTCACATCCCCTACAGATGAGCTGGTGCCATCTAATCACACACCAGGCTCCACAGGTGATGCTAAAGACGGAACAGTGGGAGTCACAAGCCCCTCGTCCTCGACAGGTGTGTCCTCCTCTACAGGTGGGAATCATGGTGCCGTGTCTTCTTCTGGTGGCACAGGACATTTAACAAGTCAGTcactgcaggagaaacacaagATCCTTCACAAGCTCCTGCAGAATGGAAACACACCAGATGAGGTGGCTCGCATCACAGCCGAAGCCACTGGGAAGAGCAGCCTGGATTCAGGGGCACCAGAGCCTGGGCCTACAGCCACTGGAGGGGCTCGAGGATCAGAATCAAAGCAGGAGCAGCACAGCCCTAAGAAGGAGAAGCCTCACGCCCTCCTACACTACCTCCTTAATAAGGATGACTCTAAAGAAAATGGTGATATCAAACCtaagctggaggagctggaggggagaggagcTCAGGGTGCAGGGGTCACAAGCTCTGATCCCCACTGCATGGATGGGAAGGTCAAGTTGGAGCCATCAGATGAGGTAAAGCCAGGAGAATGGTTTGTTCAATGTAGTTTAAAATACCAAGTAGAAAATTGTCTGTAATTAATCTTTTGTCTCGATGGTTCAGACGGAGACCCTGGAGACCATTCTTGGTGTCCCAAGGAACAACTCTAGCTTCTACCCTGAACCTGACTCCAGAGCAGGGAAGGAAGTGGGAAACAAACCAGGAAATATGCCTGATAGTTTACATGGTAAGCAAGTGcaaatgaaactaaatgtaACGCTTGACAGTAAAAGGGTTCAAAACACGTCAGTCCTAATATCTGAACCTAAATGTGTCGAGGGCTGTAATTTCACCTGGCATTGTGTGTCTttcagagggggagagaggccCTATGCCTCCTGCTCAGCGCGCTGCCTATCAAAGAGCCTTGTCCATGGATGCCAAGCCCATAGGTGGAGAGGGAGCAGTAGGAGGCGGGCTGGCTGGGAGAAGGAATGTCCCCTGTCCAACTTTGGTCAAACAGGAAATCATGGACACTCCGATCCGAGGGGCCATTCCCAATGGCTTTTCCGGAGGCATGGGTGTGTGTCCACCACGAGGCAACCCAACAAGTAACTTGAACACTCTTTTCTTTGCAGTTCACAGGAAGCCTTTCTATAAAGGTCTGTGTAAAACAGACATTGGAGACATTTGTTTTATCAGCATTAAGTTCTTTTAAATTTAAGTTAAACCCCACAATCTATGAAAGAACAAAAGCTTAGGTTCCAGTATTTACTGTGTTGCTAAGCATACTGATGAAACAGTAATTTTTGCGGTCTTTGTGTTGTTCAGGAGCTATGGGCAGAGGAATGGGAATGCCCCAGCGGCCTCCCATGTCGGGGCCAGGGGACTGGGGGATGCCAAGGGCAAGTGGCAGCCCTGTGGCTGGACCAGGACACCCTGGCATGGGTCGCTCCGGTCCAATGGCAGGACCCTTGATCAACCGCTCCAACAGCGTACCGGCAAACACCAGGTctatgctgcagcagcaactcATGGATATGGGTATGTCATGTCTCTGTTTTAGTGTGTGAAACTCTAACTAGTGAATATTTGGTGCTTGAACTTAATTGGTGCATAATATGATCAAGTATTCAAACACGAATCATTTTCTACTAATTGGCCAGTGGATAGTTTCACTAATTGTTTCCACTCTATATTGATTACACACAATCATCACCTCTGCAGGTACGAATGAAGCCAATATGGGTATGAGCCGGTTTAATGGACCTGGGCCCCCACCTCAGTCCCCATCCTGGCCAGACTCTGCTATGGGAATGGATAGACCGCAAGGAAGGAATCCAAACAGGTGAACCCTCCACTCTGTTCCCAACTCTAGccctctgattttttttcaaaattaacaTCTCCTGTGTCTATGTGTAGTAGGGACCAGTTTGGAAACCCCCTGGAAGAGCTGCTGGGGCCTCTGGCCAACAGTGAGGGCCCAAGTGATGAACGGGCACTTCTAGACCAGCTGGATTCCCTGCTCAATACCGCTGATGTCATCGCTCTGCAGGAGATAGACCGAGCCCTAGGCATCCCTGAAATAGTAGGCCAGGTACATAACATCCTACACTATACATGTTTTGTTGCGTACAGATATTAGACATGAAATTGTGAAACCCCTAGTATCTGTGAtttatctgtgatttttatGCAACTTTTTATACATCAGAACCAGGGACCTGAAGGCCGCCAGCAGGGCCCAGAGCAAGGCCAGGGACCATGCCGGCCATCAGAGCCTTTCCCAGGGCCGGATTCCTCATTGGGCATGGACCAAAAACCCATGTATAACCAAGGCTACCCCGGGCCTCCAGGTCCCCCCTCTCTGGGCATGCAGCCTGGTTATAGTGGCAACATGATGCAAGGCCAGTCTCCTGGAGGCTTCAACCCCGTGATGAATCAAATGGGCCAGACAGGAGGCTTCCCTGGCATGGCGGGCATGGGCAACCCCCGTGCAAACATGATGCGGCCTCGCATGATGACTGCGACCAAGCCTCTccgactgcagctgcagcagagactgCAAGGACAGCAGGTgaccacacagacatgatgtCCACCCTAAAAGTGACTTCTAGTATTGCTACTTTTGgcctggccaaaaaaacaaaacaaacttgaatATTTCATTGGACTGCTTTGGGGAATATTCCCCTGCCATAAGGGAAGAAAACCCTGTTGATGGAAAAACTTGGTCAGTGTATTGGGTAGTCAGCTTTGCTGAACCTAACCTGACCAACTGAAGCATCCCAGTGACCACACTTCTTCTTCGAAGTTGATTGTTCACCACTGTCCCTCCAGGTTTTAATGATGCATTGACCAGTTCTTTAGAGTCCCAATTTTAGTAGTTTTGTCAATTTCCTTAgtcttttctttgcttgatCCTGGCCATAATTTGACCCTTCTGAAAAAGATTGTCATCAGGttattaaagaaataaaaaactatTCACTGCATCAATTAgggttaaataacttgttgcaggctgaaacactttatttactgcagtaattatccaatgGGAGGCTCTTACCTATTTGCGTAGTTAAATAAAGGTAGGGAATTTTTTGGCCAGATAGTGTAATGTGACAGTTATCCTATACAGGAATACTGAAAAGCAACTTGTGTCTTGTGATGTTATGGTGAAAGGGAACATAAAAACTAGCATATTGAACTGGATTCATCTTGTTTGATCTGGCAGTTTTTGAACCAGACACGACAAGGCGTGAAGATGGAACATCCCCCAACAGGAAACCCTGGCATGCATCCAGGCATGCAACCTGGCATGCAGCCTGGCATGCAGCCTACAGGCATGGCTGGTCAGGTATGTAGTCACCACTTCCTCACATCTAATAtagtgtgcatttttttgtcactttcaagTCACCATATGTAGGATTGAGGTCAAGTATTGACATTTGTCTGCAGCCTGGTTTCCTGAATGCCCAGATGATGGCTCAGCgcagcagagagatgatgaCCATCTCTCAGATGAGGAGGCAGcggatgatgatgctgatgcagcagcagcaacaacaacaacaacaacagcagcagcagcagcagcaagggGCAGCAGGAGGCTTCAGCCCTCCTCCTAATGTCACTGCACCAGCAGGAATGGACAATCCCATGGGAGGTCCCCCTATGAACCAGGCTGGACAGCAGGGCTTCAACTATGGAGGTAATTATGGTGAGTTAAATAAGATGGAGCCCTGCTTCATTTTGTCTTAGATCTTTTAAGATTCACATTCATGATTGTTATCTTGTTGTTGTACTTGCAGGGATTAACCAGCAGGGGGACCCATCCTTCATGGCTCCAGGAAGCAGCCCCCCAGGAAACATGATGCAGGGACGAATGGCAGGTCCTCCTCAGAACACCATGATGCCAGGGATGCAGGGCAACCCACAGGGAGGGCCTCTGTACCCATCTGGAGACATGAAAGGCTGGCCACAGGGTGGCATGCAACGCAGCAAGTATGTAGCAATAGAatagaaatgtcaaacaatagAGAGATTGAATGAAATatagagaaaaacaagaagcaaaattaaagtgtatgtgtgtatgtatgtatctgtgtATTGCACCTGATATTTCACGGAAAATTGGCAT contains:
- the LOC119021176 gene encoding nuclear receptor coactivator 3-like isoform X2 — protein: MSGIGDNSLEPLCSDRKRKLSTCDTPGLGCDKRRREQESKYIEELAELISANLSNIDSFNVKPDKCAILKETVRQIRQIKEQGKSSCSDDDVQKADVSSTGQGVIDKDHLGPLLLQALDGFLFVVNREGSIVFVSDNVTQYLQYKQEELINTSVYNIIHDEDREEFHKNLPKSNAPNGASWGGEAPRQKSHTFNCRMLVNFVHGQSHGMTEERPVGQRYETMQCFALTQPRAMMEEGEDLQSCMICVARRIIAVERTERFSTRHELSGKLIEIEQQSTLHTTMRPGWEDLVRRCMQMFLHRSEGQPWSYKRHYQDAFHNGHAETPLYRFSLSDGTPVTAQTRSDLCRNPNTNEPHSFLSTHLLQREQNSYRGNQGGGMRPQNMGVNNPNQQMNMGPGGGMGMNRGYSMAEQGNMPQRGVPPYTGGNRMNPMNQMNPMHQMNQMNSMHQMNNMGQMNQMNSMHPMNSPMNSMNQMGPMNQMSHHGMHQQQHQHQQMGQYHGGGGGPGGGGYGMGMTSPPQASPGINAPPHNVMSSPRVRGSPKMGASPFSPGGMNSPMSSSHPGNSGGGGTSFSSSSLNALQAISEGVGNPMPSPLTSPPPHKPDSSPSINSTNQGAGGPCKLPAYSDSKSPGSLLGAGGEQQHPHTPTSEGPPDKPDSQASREVGPTGGESNRRVPDNKCHKKLLQLLTSPTDELVPSNHTPGSTGDAKDGTVGVTSPSSSTGVSSSTGGNHGAVSSSGGTGHLTSQSLQEKHKILHKLLQNGNTPDEVARITAEATGKSSLDSGAPEPGPTATGGARGSESKQEQHSPKKEKPHALLHYLLNKDDSKENGDIKPKLEELEGRGAQGAGVTSSDPHCMDGKVKLEPSDETETLETILGVPRNNSSFYPEPDSRAGKEVGNKPGNMPDSLHEGERGPMPPAQRAAYQRALSMDAKPIGGEGAVGGGLAGRRNVPCPTLVKQEIMDTPIRGAIPNGFSGGMGVCPPRGNPTRAMGRGMGMPQRPPMSGPGDWGMPRASGSPVAGPGHPGMGRSGPMAGPLINRSNSVPANTRSMLQQQLMDMGTNEANMGMSRFNGPGPPPQSPSWPDSAMGMDRPQGRNPNSRDQFGNPLEELLGPLANSEGPSDERALLDQLDSLLNTADVIALQEIDRALGIPEIVGQNQGPEGRQQGPEQGQGPCRPSEPFPGPDSSLGMDQKPMYNQGYPGPPGPPSLGMQPGYSGNMMQGQSPGGFNPVMNQMGQTGGFPGMAGMGNPRANMMRPRMMTATKPLRLQLQQRLQGQQFLNQTRQGVKMEHPPTGNPGMHPGMQPGMQPGMQPTGMAGQPGFLNAQMMAQRSREMMTISQMRRQRMMMLMQQQQQQQQQQQQQQQQGAAGGFSPPPNVTAPAGMDNPMGGPPMNQAGQQGFNYGGINQQGDPSFMAPGSSPPGNMMQGRMAGPPQNTMMPGMQGNPQGGPLYPSGDMKGWPQGGMQRSNSYPQQQFPQQGNQGQFGPMMMGPGPVSGAGVGQMGQMPGQRHSQMQGQMQGQMQGQMQGQMQGQMQGQMPGQMPGQMPGQMGMNPMGMGRMPMGPDQKYC